One Nicotiana tomentosiformis chromosome 4, ASM39032v3, whole genome shotgun sequence genomic window carries:
- the LOC104098258 gene encoding aldehyde oxidase GLOX1-like — MTTRKTAIHFFVLWQLPLLLLLSCQSNLAYAAGGKWQLLMSNIGISAMHIQLLNNDRVIMYDRTDFGASNISLPNGKCRNNPNDLALKVDCTAHSVEYDVSTNSVRPLMVQTDVWCSSGSVNSDGSLVQTGGFNDGERMVRVVKPCSTCDWQEMGSNLIQSRWYSTNHILPDGRQIIIGGRKAFNYEFYPKTASTNNVFNLPFLQQTNNPREENNLFPFVFLNVDGNLFIFANDRAILFDYKTNKVVKTYPQIPGGDPRNYPSSGSAVLLPLKNLRSQTVQAEVLVCGGAPRGSYPKADKGEFLGALNTCGRITITDPNPQWTIETMPLARTMGDMVILPNGNVLIINGAASGTAGWQIARNPVLSPVIYRPDNPSDSRFEVQNPNVIPRMYHSTAVLLRDGRVLVGGSNPNELYNFTGVLFPTDLSLEAFSPSYLDPESANLRPRIISPASHLKFTYGQRVDIRFTASRLLNRDLVKVTMVAPGFNTHSFTMNQRMLVLPRSGIVRQVGRFVYQISCVFPKSAIFAPPGYYLLFVVHQDIPSEAIWVRIQ, encoded by the coding sequence ATGACGACTAGAAAAACAGCCATTCATTTTTTCGTTCTTTGGCAGCTGCCTCTGCTTCTGCTACTATCATGTCAGTCGAACTTGGCTTATGCAGCAGGTGGCAAATGGCAGCTATTAATGTCCAACATTGGCATTTCAGCCATGCACATCCAACTCCTCAACAACGACAGAGTTATAATGTACGACCGTACTGACTTTGGCGCATCCAACATCTCATTACCCAATGGCAAATGTCGCAACAACCCTAATGACCTCGCCTTGAAAGTTGACTGCACTGCCCACTCTGTCGAGTACGATGTTTCCACCAACTCTGTGCGTCCCCTCATGGTCCAGACCGATGTGTGGTGCTCCTCTGGCTCCGTCAACTCCGACGGTTCTTTGGTCCAAACTGGTGGTTTCAACGACGGTGAACGTATGGTTAGAGTAGTCAAACCATGCAGCACTTGTGACTGGCAGGAAATGGGAAGTAACCTAATTCAGAGTCGATGGTATTCCACCAATCATATTCTTCCAGATGGAAGGCAAATTATCATTGGTGGTCGTAAGGCTTTTAACTACGAGTTTTATCCCAAGACTGCCTCAACCAACAACGTATTTAACCTACCCTTTCTTCAGCAAACTAATAATCCTAGAGAAGAGAACAATCTTTTTCCGTTTGTTTTTCTCAATGTGGATGGAAACCTATTCATTTTCGCCAATGATCGAGCTATTTTATTCGATTACAAGACGAATAAGGTGGTGAAAACGTACCCACAAATACCTGGTGGTGACCCAAGAAATTATCCAAGTTCGGGTTCTGCAGTACTACTTCCGTTAAAGAACTTGAGATCACAAACGGTCCAAGCTGAGGTTCTAGTGTGCGGTGGAGCACCAAGAGGATCATACCCCAAAGCGGACAAAGGTGAATTTTTGGGTGCATTAAACACGTGCGGGCGAATTACAATTACCGACCCGAATCCACAGTGGACCATAGAGACAATGCCACTAGCTCGAACAATGGGTGACATGGTGATTTTACCAAATGGAAATGTCTTGATCATTAATGGAGCGGCATCGGGCACTGCTGGATGGCAAATTGCTAGGAACCCGGTCCTGAGTCCAGTGATTTATCGACCCGATAACCCATCCGATTCTAGATTCGAGGTACAAAACCCGAATGTCATACCTAGAATGTACCACTCGACGGCAGTTTTACTTAGAGATGGTCGGGTTCTTGTTGGTGGCAGTAACCCAAATGAGCTTTACAACTTCACCGGAGTTCTTTTTCCAACGGATTTAAGTTTGGAGGCATTCTCACCATCCTATTTGGATCCTGAATCAGCTAATTTGCGACCACGGATCATTTCTCCCGCTTCCCATCTTAAATTCACGTATGGGCAACGTGTTGACATTCGGTTTACTGCTTCCAGATTACTAAACAGAGATTTGGTCAAAGTGACGATGGTTGCACCCGGATTTAATACACATTCTTTTACTATGAACCAAAGAATGTTGGTACTTCCAAGATCTGGAATTGTAAGACAAGTTGGAAGATTTGTGTATCAAATCAGTTGTGTCTTTCCAAAATCGGCTATATTTGCACCACCTGGTTACTATCTTCTATTCGTGGTTCATCAGGACATCCCGAGCGAGGCAATTTGGGTCAGGATCCAGTAA